The stretch of DNA GCGGGCGGAGCCGGAGGACGAGGATGCTGCAGATGGATCAAGTGCACGTCATACGACACAAGGTTCTAGTCGAGGGCCAGAGTATCCGGCGGGTCGCACGGGAGATGGGTTTAAGCCGCATCACGGTGCGGAAGTACGTGGAACGGTCGGAGCCGGGGCCGCGGCGTTATAGGCGACGAGCCCGGCCGGTATGGGAGCGGGTCCGGGCGCGCCTGGAGGAACTGCTGGCGGAGTGGGAGCCCCGCACGACGGCCAAGCAGCGGCTGACCGGGGTGCGGTTGCATCGCGCGCTACGGGAAGAGGGATACCAGGTCGGCCTGACCATGATTCTTGAGTACCTGCGCGAGCGCCGCCGGCAGCGGGCGGAAGTTTATGTGCCGCTGGTTCATCGTCCCGGCGAAGCGCAGGTCGATTTTTTCGAGGTGGTGGTGGAGGTCGGGGGCGAACGGCGCAAGGCGTGGAAGTTCCTGCTGCACCTGATGTATTCGGGGCGTGAGTTCGCGTGGCTGTACGAACGGTGCGATCAGCTCGCCTTTCTCGACGGCCACGTGCGGGCGTTTGCCTATCTGGACGTAGTGGTGCGGCGCTGCGTCTATGACAATCTTACGGCGGCGGTGCGCAAGATAGTTGGTGCGCGCCGCGAGCTGACCGGGCGCTTCCTCGCTCTGGTCGGCCACTATCTATTCGAGCCCGACTTCGCCCGCATCGGAGAGGGACATGACAAGGGTGGCGTGGAGTCCCGCGGCAAGGCGATTCGGCTTGCGCATCTAACCCCGATTCCGCAAGGCGAAAGCCTCGAGGCGATCTCGCGTCAGTTGCTGGCGGATCTGAACGCGGCGTTCGAGACGCGGTGCGATGCAACCGGAAAGTTTGCCACTGAACGGTGGCAGGAGGAACGTGCGCAACTGCTGGCGCTTCCGGCCACCGCCTTCGAGGTGCGCAAGGCGGTGCCGGTCGAGATCGGCTCGCGCTCGATGGTCCGGATCGAAGGCGCCTGGTACTCGGTGCCGTCGCGCTGGGCACGGCTGAGCGCGACCGCTTACATCGGAGTCGACGACGTCCGCATTACCTGCCTGGGCGAGAGCGTGACGCAACCCCGGGTGCAGTTCGGAACTCGCCAGGTCCGCTATCGGCATTACCTTCCCGAACTGGCGCGTAAGCCGCACGCGGTGCGCCAAGTCGCCCCGGAGTTGATCGCCGAGTTGG from Candidatus Binataceae bacterium encodes:
- the istA gene encoding IS21 family transposase encodes the protein MLQMDQVHVIRHKVLVEGQSIRRVAREMGLSRITVRKYVERSEPGPRRYRRRARPVWERVRARLEELLAEWEPRTTAKQRLTGVRLHRALREEGYQVGLTMILEYLRERRRQRAEVYVPLVHRPGEAQVDFFEVVVEVGGERRKAWKFLLHLMYSGREFAWLYERCDQLAFLDGHVRAFAYLDVVVRRCVYDNLTAAVRKIVGARRELTGRFLALVGHYLFEPDFARIGEGHDKGGVESRGKAIRLAHLTPIPQGESLEAISRQLLADLNAAFETRCDATGKFATERWQEERAQLLALPATAFEVRKAVPVEIGSRSMVRIEGAWYSVPSRWARLSATAYIGVDDVRITCLGESVTQPRVQFGTRQVRYRHYLPELARKPHAVRQVAPELIAELGPPWNGLWELLTGAHGELEAARVLARLLGAVCEHGEERVRLALEAAIAQRRSETPDRSVPEPALENIAVPDALASYKVEAGRASDYDHLLFADGGAHE